The following coding sequences are from one Streptomyces sp. NBC_01294 window:
- a CDS encoding dTDP-4-dehydrorhamnose 3,5-epimerase family protein produces MLITEMAVPGAYRVEPEPLSDRRGYFFESVKTSALLADSGWDFAVRQVNYSVSKRNTLRGIHGTKVPPGQAKFVTCVRGSALDIAVDLRVGSPTFGHYDVTYQSPETGTAVYLPDGVGHAFLALTDDTCMSYLCSQEYVPGTMIDVDALDPELALPWDLKEPPIRSDKDAVAPTLAEAAAAGLLPTWEQCLPRPFLAV; encoded by the coding sequence GTGTTGATCACGGAAATGGCGGTCCCCGGCGCGTACCGCGTCGAACCCGAGCCGCTGAGCGACCGGCGGGGGTACTTCTTCGAGTCGGTGAAGACCAGCGCCCTGCTCGCGGACAGCGGCTGGGACTTCGCGGTCCGCCAGGTCAACTACTCGGTGTCCAAGCGGAACACCCTCCGGGGCATCCACGGCACCAAGGTCCCGCCCGGCCAGGCGAAGTTCGTCACGTGTGTGCGGGGCAGCGCGCTCGACATCGCCGTCGACCTGCGCGTGGGCTCGCCGACCTTCGGGCACTACGACGTCACCTATCAGAGCCCGGAGACGGGGACGGCCGTGTACCTGCCCGACGGGGTCGGGCACGCGTTCCTCGCCCTGACCGACGACACGTGCATGAGCTACCTCTGCTCGCAGGAGTACGTGCCGGGCACGATGATCGACGTCGACGCGCTCGACCCGGAGCTGGCCCTTCCGTGGGACCTGAAGGAGCCGCCGATCCGTTCGGACAAGGACGCCGTGGCCCCCACCCTGGCCGAGGCGGCGGCCGCCGGCCTCCTGCCGACCTGGGAACAGTGCCTCCCGCGTCCTTTCCTGGCCGTCTGA
- a CDS encoding nitroreductase family deazaflavin-dependent oxidoreductase, with amino-acid sequence MADTKRKPGTPGAFSRWMQKKMNDRMIRKVRNGKAQFMGMEVLLLNTVGKRSGQPRVTPVAWFGDGNDAWLSIASGGGTQHPDWYTNLMANPERATVELPGRGAVKIKPHRLDGAEREEAWKLISTLQPRIAKYQSKSEREYPIVKLTPQ; translated from the coding sequence ATGGCGGACACCAAGCGCAAGCCGGGTACGCCCGGGGCGTTCTCCCGGTGGATGCAGAAGAAAATGAACGACCGGATGATTCGCAAGGTCCGGAATGGAAAGGCCCAGTTCATGGGCATGGAGGTGCTGCTCCTCAACACGGTGGGCAAGCGCAGCGGCCAGCCGCGGGTGACCCCCGTGGCCTGGTTCGGTGACGGCAACGACGCCTGGCTGAGCATCGCCTCGGGCGGCGGGACCCAGCACCCGGACTGGTACACGAACCTGATGGCCAACCCGGAGCGGGCGACGGTCGAGCTGCCCGGCCGCGGTGCGGTCAAGATCAAGCCGCACCGGCTCGACGGCGCCGAGCGCGAGGAGGCGTGGAAGCTCATCTCCACCCTCCAGCCGCGCATCGCCAAGTACCAGAGCAAGTCCGAGCGGGAGTACCCGATCGTCAAGCTCACCCCGCAGTAG
- a CDS encoding Gfo/Idh/MocA family protein: MEDLTPLHESERTARIGVIGCADIAVRRALPAIRQSPFHLVAVASRSREKAAGVAASFDCKAVEGYERLLELPDIDAVYIPLPNSEHAEWARRALDAGKHVLIEKPAVPSAETARELVALAEERGLLVMENFAFLRHPQHALAQTLLADGAIGQLRAFNGVFGIPPTDPQGIKYQAELGGGALWEVGCYPVRAAQAYLGGSPQVLGAGLEFDAELGVDVSGVALLRSDDGVTANCSFGLSHSYRSTYDLWGTEGRLTLEWAFTPAREARPVLWLQQKDRETRIAAPASDQFLGVFNAFHDAVRDPAARPAHHHDLVRQAELMARIRAHAAGQGDSVGAHA, translated from the coding sequence ATGGAAGATCTGACCCCCCTTCACGAATCCGAGCGGACGGCCCGCATCGGCGTCATCGGGTGCGCCGACATCGCCGTACGGCGGGCCCTCCCGGCGATCCGGCAGTCGCCGTTCCACCTGGTGGCGGTCGCGAGCCGTTCCCGGGAGAAGGCCGCGGGCGTCGCGGCCTCGTTCGACTGCAAGGCCGTCGAGGGCTACGAGAGGCTCCTCGAACTGCCCGACATCGACGCGGTGTACATCCCGCTGCCGAACAGCGAGCACGCCGAGTGGGCGCGCCGGGCACTGGACGCGGGCAAGCACGTCCTGATCGAGAAGCCGGCGGTGCCCAGTGCGGAGACCGCGCGGGAGCTCGTCGCGCTCGCCGAGGAGCGCGGACTGCTCGTCATGGAGAACTTCGCGTTCCTCCGCCACCCCCAGCACGCGCTCGCGCAGACCCTGCTGGCCGACGGGGCCATCGGGCAGCTGCGCGCCTTCAACGGCGTGTTCGGCATTCCGCCGACCGACCCGCAGGGGATCAAGTACCAGGCGGAGCTCGGCGGCGGGGCGCTGTGGGAGGTCGGCTGTTATCCGGTGCGCGCGGCGCAGGCGTACCTCGGGGGGTCGCCGCAGGTCCTGGGAGCGGGCCTGGAGTTCGACGCGGAGCTGGGCGTGGACGTCTCCGGAGTGGCGCTGCTGCGGAGCGACGACGGCGTCACGGCGAACTGCTCCTTCGGCCTGTCCCACAGCTACCGGTCGACCTACGACCTCTGGGGGACCGAGGGGCGCCTGACCCTGGAGTGGGCCTTCACCCCCGCGCGGGAGGCCCGTCCCGTGCTGTGGCTCCAGCAGAAGGACCGCGAGACCAGGATCGCCGCCCCGGCCTCGGACCAGTTCCTCGGCGTGTTCAACGCCTTCCACGACGCCGTGCGCGACCCGGCCGCGCGGCCGGCCCACCACCACGACCTGGTGCGGCAGGCCGAGTTGATGGCCCGGATCCGCGCGCACGCCGCCGGCCAAGGAGACTCGGTGGGCGCACACGCGTGA
- the rfbA gene encoding glucose-1-phosphate thymidylyltransferase RfbA, with the protein MKGIILAGGNGTRLHPITLGVSKQMLPVYDKPMIYYPLSALMLAGITEIAIITTPEDQEMFRRLLGDGSWLGISLTYVEQDKPRGLADAFLLCADHIGDDSVALVLGDNIFHGYEFGPMLQRASQDIEGCVLFGYPVRDPERYGVGTLDGEGRLVALEEKPAKPQTNLAITGLYLYDNQVVDIARELEPSERGELEITDLNRVYLERGQATLIPLGRGFVWLDTGTHDALMEAGNYVQVLEHRQGVRIACIEEIAWRMGYIDRESCYRLGSRLAKSGYGQYVMEVAQAG; encoded by the coding sequence GTGAAGGGCATCATCCTGGCCGGCGGCAATGGTACGAGGCTTCATCCGATCACGCTCGGTGTATCAAAGCAAATGCTCCCGGTCTACGACAAGCCGATGATTTATTACCCGCTGTCGGCCCTGATGCTGGCGGGGATCACCGAGATCGCGATCATCACCACCCCCGAGGACCAGGAGATGTTCCGCCGGCTCCTGGGCGACGGCTCCTGGCTCGGCATCTCCCTGACCTACGTGGAGCAGGACAAGCCCCGTGGGCTCGCCGACGCGTTCCTGCTCTGCGCGGACCACATCGGTGACGACTCCGTCGCCCTGGTGCTGGGCGACAACATCTTCCACGGCTACGAGTTCGGCCCCATGCTCCAGCGGGCCTCCCAGGACATCGAGGGCTGCGTCCTCTTCGGGTACCCGGTGCGCGACCCCGAACGCTACGGGGTCGGAACGCTCGACGGGGAGGGCCGGCTCGTCGCGCTGGAGGAGAAGCCCGCCAAGCCGCAGACGAACCTGGCGATCACCGGCCTGTACCTCTACGACAACCAGGTCGTGGACATCGCGCGGGAGCTGGAGCCGTCGGAGCGCGGGGAACTGGAGATCACCGACCTCAACCGCGTCTACCTGGAGCGGGGCCAGGCCACGCTGATCCCGCTGGGCCGCGGTTTCGTCTGGCTGGACACCGGAACCCATGACGCGCTCATGGAGGCGGGGAATTACGTCCAGGTCCTCGAACACCGTCAGGGAGTGCGCATCGCCTGCATCGAGGAGATCGCCTGGCGCATGGGCTACATAGACCGCGAGTCCTGTTACCGGCTCGGCAGCCGCCTCGCGAAATCCGGGTACGGCCAATACGTCATGGAGGTGGCCCAGGCGGGCTGA
- a CDS encoding glycosyltransferase: MKILFTVGGSQAAVFGVAPLAAAARNAGHEILLAADEPLMAAAASVGLPAVCITPERMRYGQESMTATVRLDALLELTRAWTPDLVVGGLSHVPRVLAALLKVPYVRHIWHIAPMAHRDRKAVQELQPELERLGLTELPAPDLFIDLCPPSIRPEGAPAARSMRWVPRVSQSRLEPWMYTRPEGRRRVLITAGTRNLMLDTPGSSLRKLVDELTGAGAEVLIAALPEAAERFGAELGDVRIGWLPLDVVAPTCDLAVHHGGATTAMTLVNAGVPQLIIPDNGYGKAVAEAVAGFGAALVVDRNRPQAGRSPDEVISAGCREILSDPRYAERTRALAAQAATLPTPAEVLLELEALAAA, from the coding sequence ATGAAAATACTGTTCACCGTCGGTGGCAGCCAGGCGGCCGTCTTCGGCGTCGCCCCCCTCGCCGCGGCCGCGCGGAACGCGGGCCACGAGATCCTGCTGGCCGCCGACGAGCCGCTGATGGCGGCCGCGGCGTCCGTCGGGCTCCCCGCGGTCTGCATCACCCCCGAACGCATGCGGTACGGCCAGGAGTCCATGACGGCCACCGTCCGGCTCGACGCCCTGCTGGAGCTGACGCGGGCGTGGACCCCCGACCTGGTCGTCGGCGGCCTGTCCCACGTCCCGAGGGTGCTCGCCGCCCTCCTCAAGGTCCCCTACGTCCGCCACATCTGGCACATCGCCCCGATGGCGCACCGCGACCGCAAGGCGGTCCAGGAGCTCCAGCCGGAGCTGGAACGCCTGGGGCTGACCGAACTGCCGGCGCCCGACCTCTTCATCGACCTCTGCCCGCCGTCCATCCGCCCGGAGGGCGCCCCGGCCGCGCGGTCGATGCGCTGGGTCCCCCGGGTGAGCCAGAGCCGGCTCGAACCCTGGATGTACACCCGCCCCGAGGGGCGCCGGCGGGTGCTGATCACCGCCGGAACCCGCAATCTCATGCTCGACACCCCCGGCAGCTCGCTGCGGAAGCTGGTGGACGAACTGACCGGGGCGGGTGCCGAGGTGCTGATCGCCGCGCTGCCCGAGGCGGCCGAGCGGTTCGGCGCGGAACTGGGCGACGTGCGCATCGGCTGGCTCCCCCTGGACGTGGTCGCCCCCACCTGTGACCTGGCGGTCCACCACGGCGGCGCGACCACCGCCATGACCCTGGTCAACGCGGGCGTCCCGCAGCTGATCATCCCCGACAACGGCTACGGCAAGGCCGTCGCGGAAGCCGTGGCCGGCTTCGGCGCCGCCCTGGTGGTGGACCGGAACCGGCCGCAGGCGGGGCGCAGCCCCGACGAGGTGATCTCCGCGGGCTGCCGGGAGATCCTGTCGGACCCCCGGTACGCCGAGCGGACGCGCGCCCTCGCCGCGCAGGCCGCGACGCTGCCGACCCCCGCCGAGGTACTGCTCGAACTGGAAGCCCTCGCCGCTGCCTGA
- a CDS encoding glycosyltransferase: MKILFITTGSQATFYAAAPLATAARNAGHQVILAGHEPWVETAEAIGIPTFCYTVDPIRHFMRITNPGKGLRFPRELGDEEMFGQGRGFARMGLAGVESLLDLAKDWTPDVVVGSSQSYAAMLLAAHLKVPYVRQVEYLGIPLTGIDPGAEEELRPELERLGLDGLLKPDLLLDSTPPSLRPNHDPTAQPIRWIPSNPQRRLERWMYTRPEGRRRVLITSGFRSLMFRDPGWSMPLLVSELNDLGAEVLIAASPGAAERFGSRLGDARVGWIPMDVAAGTCDLAVHHGGATTATTLMANGVPQLIIPENPPEFPPNYHREAIAKAITDFGAGKTLWPQAEQPDKAPGEVIAAACKELLENPSYTERTQFIAKEISTLPTPAEIVPMLEALASR; this comes from the coding sequence ATGAAAATCCTGTTCATCACCACGGGCAGCCAGGCCACCTTCTATGCCGCCGCACCGCTGGCAACGGCCGCACGGAACGCCGGTCACCAGGTCATCCTGGCGGGCCACGAACCGTGGGTGGAAACCGCGGAGGCCATCGGAATTCCCACGTTCTGCTACACGGTCGACCCGATCCGGCATTTCATGCGGATCACCAACCCGGGCAAGGGCCTGCGGTTCCCCCGGGAGCTGGGCGACGAGGAGATGTTCGGCCAGGGCCGCGGCTTCGCCCGGATGGGTCTGGCCGGCGTGGAGTCCCTCCTGGACCTGGCGAAGGACTGGACCCCCGACGTGGTCGTCGGCAGCTCGCAGAGCTACGCGGCGATGCTGCTCGCCGCCCACCTCAAGGTCCCGTACGTGCGCCAGGTCGAGTACCTGGGGATCCCGCTCACCGGCATCGACCCGGGCGCCGAGGAGGAGCTCCGGCCCGAGCTGGAGCGCCTGGGCCTGGACGGGCTGCTCAAGCCCGACCTGCTGCTCGACTCGACCCCGCCGTCGCTCCGGCCGAACCACGACCCGACCGCCCAGCCGATCCGCTGGATCCCGAGCAACCCGCAGCGCCGGCTGGAGCGCTGGATGTACACGCGCCCCGAGGGCCGTCGCCGCGTGCTGATCACCTCGGGCTTCCGCAGCCTGATGTTCCGCGACCCGGGCTGGTCCATGCCGCTGCTGGTGAGCGAGCTCAACGACCTGGGGGCCGAGGTGCTGATCGCGGCGTCCCCCGGCGCCGCCGAGCGGTTCGGCTCGCGGCTGGGCGACGCGCGCGTCGGCTGGATCCCGATGGACGTCGCCGCCGGTACCTGTGACCTGGCGGTCCACCACGGCGGCGCGACCACCGCCACGACCCTCATGGCCAACGGCGTGCCGCAGCTGATCATCCCCGAGAACCCGCCGGAGTTCCCCCCGAACTACCACCGGGAGGCCATCGCCAAGGCCATCACCGACTTCGGCGCCGGCAAGACCCTGTGGCCGCAGGCGGAGCAGCCCGACAAGGCGCCGGGCGAAGTGATCGCCGCCGCTTGCAAGGAACTGCTGGAGAACCCGAGCTACACCGAGCGGACGCAGTTCATCGCCAAGGAGATCTCGACGCTCCCCACCCCCGCCGAGATCGTGCCCATGCTGGAGGCGCTGGCTTCCCGGTAA
- the purB gene encoding adenylosuccinate lyase produces the protein MIARYSLPEMAELWSDQARYTTWAEVEVLASEAQVLLGRVPASALEDIRRARVPSVARVAELERERDHEILSFLAAFCEDMPDDSARWVHLGMTSYDLVDTALGYTLARSCDLLIGAVERLRGVLVAKAVEHWDTACIGRTHGMHAEPTTFGHKLAGFAFAIDRSVRRLRDAREQVAVGTISGSVGTYALIDPFVEKHVCEALGLGVEPAPSQVVARDRHVQLVQAIATLGACVEQIAVEVRLLSRSEVREVEEPRTAGYQGSSAMPHKRNPTTSERLTGLARLLRGYAGMMLENVALWHERDLSHSSVERVALPDALTVAHYQVTAAADLVRGLEVFPDRMRAAIDQTNGLAYSSAVLADLLEGGSERERTYRMIQDAANGEDFFTLLRTGGIEAELPGPERFLVNHDVIHKRLENLRELEH, from the coding sequence GTGATAGCCCGTTATTCGCTGCCCGAGATGGCGGAGCTCTGGTCCGACCAGGCCCGCTACACCACCTGGGCCGAGGTGGAGGTCCTGGCCTCCGAGGCGCAGGTGCTGCTCGGCCGGGTTCCCGCGAGCGCCCTGGAGGACATCCGGCGGGCCCGGGTGCCCTCGGTGGCGCGCGTCGCGGAGCTCGAACGGGAGCGGGACCACGAGATCCTCTCGTTCCTCGCCGCCTTCTGCGAGGACATGCCGGACGACTCCGCCCGCTGGGTGCACCTCGGCATGACGAGCTACGACCTCGTGGACACCGCCCTCGGGTACACCCTCGCCCGGTCCTGCGACCTCCTGATCGGCGCGGTGGAGCGGCTGCGCGGCGTGCTGGTGGCCAAGGCGGTCGAGCACTGGGACACGGCGTGCATCGGGCGCACGCACGGCATGCACGCCGAGCCCACGACGTTCGGCCACAAGCTCGCCGGATTCGCCTTCGCGATCGACCGCTCGGTCCGGCGGCTGAGGGACGCGCGTGAGCAGGTCGCCGTGGGCACGATCTCCGGCTCGGTCGGGACGTACGCGCTGATCGACCCCTTCGTCGAGAAGCACGTGTGCGAGGCGCTCGGCCTCGGCGTGGAGCCGGCGCCGAGCCAGGTCGTGGCCCGCGACCGGCACGTCCAGCTCGTCCAGGCGATCGCGACGCTCGGCGCGTGCGTCGAGCAGATCGCCGTCGAGGTCCGGCTGCTGTCCCGCAGCGAGGTCCGCGAGGTGGAGGAGCCCCGGACGGCCGGCTACCAGGGGTCGAGCGCCATGCCGCACAAGCGCAACCCGACGACCAGCGAGCGCCTGACCGGGCTGGCCAGGCTGCTGCGCGGGTACGCCGGGATGATGCTGGAGAACGTGGCGCTGTGGCACGAGCGGGACCTGTCCCACTCGTCCGTCGAACGGGTCGCCCTGCCCGACGCGCTGACGGTCGCGCACTACCAGGTGACCGCGGCGGCCGACCTCGTACGGGGACTCGAGGTCTTCCCCGACCGGATGCGCGCCGCGATCGACCAGACCAACGGGCTGGCCTACAGCTCGGCCGTGCTCGCCGACCTGCTGGAGGGCGGCAGCGAGCGCGAGCGGACGTACCGGATGATCCAGGACGCCGCGAACGGAGAGGACTTCTTCACGCTGCTCAGGACCGGGGGGATCGAGGCCGAACTGCCGGGCCCCGAGCGTTTCCTGGTCAACCACGACGTCATTCACAAGCGATTGGAAAACCTTCGTGAGCTGGAGCATTGA
- a CDS encoding GNAT family N-acetyltransferase, translating to MSWSIERESGPGLDLGEVLRVYRESGLGERRPIGETERMAAMVRGANLVVTCRVDGELVGIARSISDFSYVTYLSDIAVVRAHQRSGIGRELIEATRKEAPQAKIVLLSAPAAADYYPHIGFTAHHSAWVLNP from the coding sequence GTGAGCTGGAGCATTGAGCGGGAGAGCGGTCCCGGCCTCGACCTCGGGGAGGTGCTGCGGGTCTACCGGGAGTCGGGCCTCGGCGAACGCCGGCCGATCGGGGAGACCGAGCGCATGGCGGCGATGGTGCGGGGCGCCAACCTGGTCGTCACCTGCCGCGTCGACGGCGAGCTCGTGGGCATCGCGCGCAGCATCTCGGACTTCTCCTACGTGACCTACCTGTCCGACATCGCCGTCGTCCGCGCCCACCAGCGCTCGGGCATCGGCCGGGAACTCATCGAGGCGACCCGCAAGGAGGCGCCGCAGGCCAAGATCGTCCTGCTGTCGGCGCCCGCCGCGGCGGACTACTACCCGCACATCGGCTTCACCGCGCACCACTCCGCCTGGGTGCTGAATCCCTGA
- a CDS encoding multicopper oxidase family protein — translation MEPTVARRPDPTGLNRRALLQGGIFAGLGALVATAPLFADSPAAAAATPGGPEPSAAGLKLTKFKDPLRIPPVLRPRGQGGHDELTVRLRTADVTLHSELPPVTMWTYEGVYPGPTIETVSGRPLRVAWENHLTGNIPVTAVDFGLATGPSPDPLSNYPGTDGCQEVPGVAGLPPWAAVHLHGMLTGGGNDGWMENLIGPGDVQLSAYPNKQAATTLWYHDHTHHVSRFSVYAGLAGLFISRNAEERALNLPKGAHEVPLILSDRNFGLDASGALTGRSVHKVEMVGAQRLMRPHHGPYTLVNGVVWPYLEVEPRWYRFRIANTANSRLYRLMLLADGRPVPGAFQVIGTDQGLIDKPVAVDGALNLSPGERAEVLVNFAAFRGQALKLVNTFQGVTPGASNQRNDLAEPDVMQFRVADRNPVTRFALPPVISPTFKRVTPGDLPHDHPHRWVVLVGPGAANLPELWEMEEIDAAGITFPSAGIVQVQDAQGAVKTLRRTAMSYDEGRAFTAAHDGVETWKYLNLAAAPHPMHIHLAHFQVLSRENYEVTGFDRVTRGSARPIAFKAASVLEAHELGEKDVIRVGTAGQIVPGPNGTPGELVTVAVRFPVVGRGVHHCHMLEHEQHMMRPLVVSPAAHLHRGGAGGHH, via the coding sequence ATGGAACCGACCGTTGCGAGAAGACCCGACCCGACCGGGCTGAACCGTCGTGCGCTCCTCCAAGGCGGCATCTTCGCCGGCCTGGGCGCCCTGGTGGCCACCGCCCCGCTCTTCGCCGATTCGCCGGCCGCGGCCGCCGCGACGCCCGGCGGGCCCGAGCCGTCGGCGGCCGGGCTGAAGCTGACCAAGTTCAAGGATCCGCTGCGGATCCCGCCGGTGCTCCGCCCCCGCGGCCAGGGCGGTCACGACGAGCTGACCGTGCGCCTGCGCACCGCCGACGTCACCCTGCACTCGGAACTGCCGCCGGTGACCATGTGGACCTACGAGGGCGTCTATCCCGGTCCGACGATCGAGACGGTCAGCGGCCGTCCGCTCCGGGTCGCCTGGGAGAACCACCTGACGGGGAACATACCGGTCACCGCCGTCGACTTCGGCCTGGCCACCGGCCCCTCCCCCGACCCGCTCTCCAACTACCCCGGCACGGACGGCTGCCAGGAGGTCCCCGGCGTGGCCGGCCTGCCGCCGTGGGCCGCGGTGCACCTGCACGGCATGCTGACCGGCGGCGGCAACGACGGCTGGATGGAGAACCTGATCGGGCCCGGCGACGTGCAGTTGTCGGCCTACCCGAACAAGCAGGCCGCGACGACGCTCTGGTACCACGACCACACCCACCACGTGAGCCGCTTCAGCGTGTACGCCGGGCTGGCGGGCCTGTTCATCTCGCGCAACGCGGAGGAGCGCGCGCTGAACCTGCCCAAGGGCGCCCACGAGGTGCCGCTGATCCTCAGCGACCGCAACTTCGGGCTGGACGCGTCGGGCGCCCTCACCGGCCGGTCGGTCCACAAGGTGGAGATGGTCGGCGCGCAGCGGCTCATGCGCCCGCACCACGGCCCGTACACCCTGGTCAACGGGGTGGTCTGGCCGTATCTGGAGGTCGAGCCGCGCTGGTACCGGTTCCGCATCGCCAACACCGCGAACTCCCGGCTCTACCGGCTGATGCTGCTGGCGGACGGCCGGCCCGTCCCGGGGGCGTTCCAGGTGATCGGGACCGACCAGGGCCTCATCGACAAGCCGGTCGCGGTCGACGGGGCCCTCAACCTCTCCCCCGGCGAGCGCGCCGAGGTGCTGGTCAACTTCGCCGCGTTCCGCGGGCAGGCCCTGAAGCTGGTCAACACGTTCCAGGGCGTCACGCCCGGCGCCTCCAACCAGCGCAACGACCTGGCGGAGCCCGACGTGATGCAGTTCCGCGTCGCGGACCGCAATCCGGTCACGCGCTTCGCGCTGCCCCCGGTCATCTCGCCCACCTTCAAGCGGGTCACCCCCGGGGACCTTCCGCACGACCACCCCCACCGGTGGGTGGTGCTGGTCGGTCCCGGCGCGGCGAACCTTCCCGAACTCTGGGAGATGGAGGAGATCGACGCGGCGGGGATCACCTTCCCGTCCGCCGGGATCGTCCAGGTCCAGGACGCCCAGGGCGCGGTGAAGACGCTGCGCAGGACGGCGATGTCCTACGACGAGGGCAGGGCGTTCACCGCGGCGCACGACGGCGTGGAGACCTGGAAGTACCTCAACCTCGCCGCCGCCCCGCACCCCATGCACATCCACCTGGCCCACTTCCAGGTGCTGTCCCGGGAGAACTACGAAGTCACCGGGTTCGACCGGGTCACCCGCGGGTCGGCCCGGCCGATCGCGTTCAAGGCCGCGTCGGTGCTCGAAGCGCACGAGCTCGGGGAGAAGGACGTGATCCGCGTGGGGACCGCCGGCCAGATCGTCCCCGGGCCGAACGGCACCCCGGGCGAGCTGGTCACCGTGGCCGTCCGGTTCCCCGTCGTCGGCAGGGGCGTCCACCACTGCCACATGCTGGAGCACGAGCAGCACATGATGCGCCCCCTCGTGGTGAGCCCGGCCGCCCATCTGCACCGGGGCGGCGCCGGCGGCCACCACTGA
- a CDS encoding ABC transporter ATP-binding protein: MSTTGSATAHLPVQKRRILGLFRPYRRSLLFVAFLVAGSSLVSLVNPFLIREIMDVALPQGRTGLLSLLALGMIVVSISTSSFNVWQTHVSAKVGQLVMHDLRTSVYGHLQRMSLAFFTRTRTGEVQSRIAHDIGGMQVTVTTTATALVSDVTIVIATTTAMAVLDWRLTIASMIILPAFVWVSRHVGDERRVITRDRQRQFADLSSMVQESLSVSGIMLGHTMGRSRSLTDTFALQSRKLTDIEVRASTAGLWYQSTIWIVMASMPAVIYWVAGLTGRGGHMAISIGSLVAFTTLQQALFRPAQRLLTIGIDIQASLELFGRIFEYLDLPVDVAEPERPVVPAHLRGEVCLRGVGFSYLGAERPTLDGVDVTVPAGRSLAIVGETGSGKTTLSYLIPRLYDPTSGSVTIDGVDVRDLSFATLAAAVGVVSQETYLFHSTVADNLRFAKPDATDEELVAAARIAHIHDYLMSLPDGYDTVVGERGYRFSGGEKQRLAIARAILRDPPILVLDEATSALDTQTEQAVQEAIDAASAGRTTITVAHRLSTIRDADEIIVLERGRIAERGTHDELLGLGGHYATLVNRDTEMVTA; this comes from the coding sequence GTGAGCACCACCGGGTCCGCCACCGCTCATCTCCCCGTACAGAAGCGACGCATCCTCGGACTGTTCCGCCCGTATCGCAGGAGCCTGCTGTTCGTCGCGTTCCTGGTCGCGGGCTCGTCCCTGGTCTCCCTCGTCAACCCGTTCCTGATCCGCGAGATCATGGACGTGGCACTGCCGCAGGGCAGGACGGGGCTGCTGTCGCTGCTCGCCCTCGGCATGATCGTCGTCTCGATCTCCACGAGCTCGTTCAACGTCTGGCAGACCCACGTTTCCGCCAAGGTCGGCCAGCTCGTCATGCACGACCTGCGCACCTCCGTGTACGGCCACCTCCAGCGCATGTCGCTGGCCTTCTTCACCCGGACCCGTACCGGCGAGGTGCAGTCGCGCATCGCCCACGACATCGGCGGGATGCAGGTCACGGTGACGACCACCGCCACGGCGCTGGTCTCGGACGTGACGATCGTCATCGCCACGACCACCGCCATGGCCGTGCTCGACTGGCGGCTCACGATCGCGTCGATGATCATCCTCCCGGCCTTCGTCTGGGTGAGCCGGCACGTCGGGGACGAACGCCGCGTCATCACCCGTGACCGGCAGCGGCAGTTCGCCGACCTCTCCTCGATGGTGCAGGAGTCGCTGTCGGTCAGCGGGATCATGCTCGGCCACACCATGGGCCGGTCCCGCTCGCTGACCGACACCTTCGCCCTGCAGTCCCGCAAGCTCACCGACATCGAGGTGCGCGCGAGCACGGCGGGCCTCTGGTACCAGTCCACGATCTGGATCGTCATGGCCTCCATGCCCGCGGTGATCTACTGGGTGGCGGGACTGACCGGGCGCGGCGGCCACATGGCCATCTCCATCGGCTCCCTGGTCGCCTTCACCACGCTCCAGCAGGCCCTGTTCCGGCCGGCGCAGCGGCTCCTGACCATCGGGATCGACATCCAGGCCTCCCTCGAACTGTTCGGCCGCATCTTCGAGTACCTCGACCTGCCCGTCGACGTCGCCGAGCCGGAGCGGCCCGTCGTGCCGGCGCACCTGCGCGGCGAGGTGTGCCTGCGGGGAGTCGGCTTCTCCTACCTGGGGGCGGAGCGGCCCACGCTGGACGGCGTCGACGTGACCGTCCCCGCCGGGCGCAGCCTGGCGATCGTCGGCGAGACCGGTTCGGGCAAGACCACCCTCAGCTATCTCATCCCGCGCCTGTACGACCCGACGTCCGGCAGCGTCACGATCGACGGGGTCGACGTGCGCGACCTGTCCTTCGCCACGCTCGCCGCAGCGGTCGGCGTCGTCTCCCAGGAGACCTACCTGTTCCACTCCACGGTCGCCGACAACCTCCGGTTCGCCAAGCCCGACGCGACCGACGAGGAGCTGGTCGCGGCGGCGCGGATCGCGCACATCCACGACTATCTGATGTCCTTGCCCGACGGCTACGACACGGTGGTCGGGGAGCGCGGATACCGGTTCTCCGGCGGGGAGAAGCAGCGCCTCGCGATCGCCCGCGCCATCCTGCGCGACCCGCCGATCCTGGTGCTCGACGAGGCCACGAGCGCCTTGGACACCCAGACCGAGCAGGCCGTCCAGGAGGCCATCGACGCGGCGAGCGCGGGCCGCACCACCATCACGGTCGCCCACCGGCTGTCGACCATCCGCGACGCCGACGAGATCATCGTGCTGGAACGGGGCAGGATCGCCGAGCGCGGCACCCACGACGAGCTGCTCGGACTCGGCGGCCACTACGCGACGCTCGTCAACCGGGACACGGAGATGGTGACCGCCTGA